The nucleotide sequence GTTTTATGAGCTCTTGGTTTTCCATATTTGCCCTGAGAACAGCTCACAGCAAACATCATGATGTCGGGAACTGTACAGTAGGATCtttgtgtgtgaaagtggtttgTCTGCCATGTCTCCATCGAGTCTCTGTTAATAAGGCGACTGTCTTCAGTTCAGGAGAACTGCCCTGCTTGACCCTACATAACACAAAACTACGCTCCACAATACACGTTCACACATTATAAcacattattgttttattattgtttataaaaaacaGAAGCCCTATAGTGTAACATCATATCATGTTGTCAGTATTTTTTCAGCATCCTGAGTTTGCTTGCTCAACTGCACCTTTGCATAATGTTTGCAGCTGGCTTATACACTGTGAAATGTATGTGTGCTTTTATAGCTCTATGATGTATGTTTTTCATAGTGCACAGATGTGTATTGCTGAAGGCACACAGCACAGCCCCTTATTATGGAttatatttgtgcatgtgttcATTATAGGGTGAGTTCAGAGCGGAGAAAGGAGAAATCCAGAGATGCAGCGCGTTGTCGGAGAGGAAAAGAATCCGAGGTGTTTTATGAACTGGCCAGAGAACTGCCCCTCCCCCACAGTGTCACCTCTAACCTGGATAAAGCATCTGTCATAAGACTCGCACTCAGTTACCTGCGCCTGCGTACACTACTGAAAACAGGTGAGAGAGATGGGACAAATGATTGGTGAGTTCATGCAGTGTTTGTCACTGACAGCATGTGTTCACTCTTATCTCTATAGATGTACTGGACGTGGAGTCTGAATTAGACTCTCAGTGGAACAGTTCATATCTGAAAGCTCTGGATGGGTTTCTCATGGTTCTTTCTGGTGATGGCGACATCGTCTACCTGTCGGAGAGTGTCAGCAAGTGTCTGGGCCTTCCTCAGGTGAGTtccaaccactgatctataatatagaacatatagtcatatatatagatcagtggttccaaCTCAcattgaaagtgtttttttgtttttttggggtaGTTTTACAATATGAACTGAcaataattagattagattatgatCATTGTCGTGATTGTTACAATGCATCAACAACATTATGaaaatcagaatttaaaaaaattttttttacagtttggcTCAATTCAGTTTGACAtatatccttcagaaataatttttatataataaatttattattatgatcagtattgaaaacagttatgctgtggtatattttaatgaaaaccaTGGTGCCTTTTCTTTCAGTATTCACTGATGAACAGAATGTATGTTTGCTGTCACTTTCGGtcaatttaatataatgtaactgaataaaagcattttattttatttttttatcttactgactccaaacttttgaatggtattgcatGAGTTAACGATTTGAATTGTTTggacaataaaagtaaaacaatatgcCAGGTTTTACAGTTGCaggcttaataataatattttgggtAAGAAATTGGGTATTACTGTAGTAATTGTACAAAATGGGTACTAATCCATTGGGTATTACTGTAGCAGTGTGAtcaattattacatttcattGTAAAATGCAAACTGGTTGATGTCAAATTGAATCACTAATGTGGCTATGAATATGTATCCAGGTCTTagaaatgagaaaaataacaTGATTTATGTATATTAAACCATTTTTCCCCCTGTAGGTCGACTACACTGGACATAGTGTGTTTGAGTTTACTCATCCGTGTGACCATGAGGAGCTCAGAGAAATGCTGGCACAGAGGACTGGTAATAttcactctttttctttctctgtctcagtCACAATCATGATCACTCACACTCATCTCTCTCCCTTTTCCCACATTTAGGTCTGTCTAAGAAAGCAAAGGAGCAGCACACAAACAGAGGTTTTCTGTTGAGGATGAAATGTACACTGACCAGCAGAGGGCGCACTGTCAATGTCAAATCTGCCTCCTGGAAGGTACCACTCCTTACTTGAGCTGCACTTTTGACCATGTGACTGCACGTCACTCTGAAAGCATCTACACAGTGAAACTGGATCCATATTTATCCCTATCAGCCTCTCTTTCTGACAGGTGCTGCGCTGTTCGGGCCATATCCACACAACAGATGGCATCAAGAAAGGTGTGGTTGAGGAAAACAATATGAGTTCTTCGTACCTGGTGCTCATCTGTGAGTCTATTCCCCACCCGATGAACATTGAGGCTCCTCTGGACTCTAGAACATTTCTCAGCCGCCACACTTTAGATATGCGCTTCACCTATTGCGATGAGAGGTAAAGTCCCAGCACATCTGAGTGCTGTACAATAACACCTGCCCCACTCAGCACTAAATTCAATGGTTATATGTTGACGGCAGCAATTTGAATTTGAACAACATTTTTTATAGGGTGGACATTTTTGATGAAATGGACCCCTATCTTCCTCTTCCTAAAATATAAgggcatattttatttatatatatatatatatatatatatatatatatatatatatatatatatatatatatatatatatatacatatacaaccTCTGTGAGAGTAATACTCAGCatgaaatataaagacaaatcacttaaaacctgttaactgtcacccgtcccctCTGTGggatgcctacatttacttcactatattacaaataaatctaatctaatcttgacaaactatatatcgttggaaaggtctaaggctcccaaatatatattttatcaatattttttgtaaaaaattatgtaggaaaagtaattgattaatttatgacaagagtgcaccctcaaaaatctaaattataactggagatttgacctttgtttaaaaagaaagacTTCTATGTTGCcattttctctatcacattttagaaatcatcagaaattatatatcgactgaaaacttaaaatctcaaaatgtatcctttgaaacccattttaaaatcagacattgcattaccatgtaaatggtacatcaatatcatgttacaaaacattttcataaaatgtaagtttggatcgtgcactataaagtttaagtttaagacAGTTTAAGAACCAAAGACtcctaaattctttttttttttttttttttactttcttttcatGTAAACATGGTGTGggaaaaaagtgttttcatagttTCATAGTTGCATAAGAGacgttaaaaacataaaaattcttactgaccccaaactattgaaaggtatcatatatatattttatattatattatttacaatattgtatttatttattattgtattgtagtATTTGTCCTTGTGACTGTATTAAACCCcaaagctatttaaaatattattttgaaaatatttacattattttaagttTACAGCATGTCTTTTTTTCTCGCGGATTATTATCAGAATCATCAGatgtataaaagaaaataaaaaatattttgtgtgtatttcttactgctaaaaaCTAAGACTGTCTGTAGAATAAAATAACTATGCATAATGTCATTATTTCTAACTAagagagaataaaaataataacaaaactgaaATTCTATTAAATTTAGTTTGTACTATATTCAGTGAAGAACTTGCCTCGAAACCTTCAGAATCACGTGAAGTAGGTCATCTGGGTATTTTGCCTACCTTTTCAGGACTAACAGATATTTGGACATACTGTTTAGGAAGTATGCATGTTCAGATGCGGAGAGTGTGTGGACTGTATAGCCAGACTTATGGCCTTGATTTCTTCACTATCTAGTGGTAACTTGTGGAAAGCTGCAGTGTCTCAGAGCAACATACAAATTGTGTGTATTTGCAGGATCACAGAGCTGTTGGGTTTTGCTCCAGTAGAACTGTTGCAGCATTCTGTGTATGAATACTATCACGCACTGGATTCTGACCGCATGACCAAAGCACACCACTACTGTAAGCTCATATAAATGCAGTCCTCTTACATAAATCTAAATGAAGATATATCATAATGTTTCATGTATTTCTCTCTTTGCAGTGTTTGTGAAGGGACAAGTGTGTACTGGACAGTACCGGCTGCTGGCTAAAGCAGGAGGGTTTGCTTGGGCAGAGACTCAAGCCACTGTAATCTATAACAGTAAAAACTCCCAGCCACAGTGTGTGGTCTGTGTTAACTATATCCTCAGGTGGGACTTCACACACTTAGTGTGCATATAGAATGCGTGTGTCGACCTGAATACCAATATGTGCTTGTTTGTATAAGTGGTATTATTTTCATCCTTTCTTACTTTCTCACTTCAGTGGCATTGAACAGCCCAAACAAATCCTGTCCCTTCAACAAACCAACAGCACAAACAtaaaacaggaacaggaagaacACCACGAGGAGTCATTCGGGACTGAAGTGACTGTGGCAGACTTGAAAGAGGAGGCAAAGGATGAGAAGaaagaagagtgtgtgagagatgaGCTATACGACAGTCTGAAGGGGAAGCCAGAGGCACTGACTGTAGTAGACTCAATCCTCACACTGGATATCATCAGCACAGGTTTGAACCACACAATGACTTATCGAAATCACAATTACTAGTTGTTCTTGACATGAGACCATCAGTTATGGAAGTTTCAGGGTCATTCACACAATTTCAGCCTACAGTAAATTCtgtgtgttttcatattttatctgTACTAAAACAGCACGTTATGCTGATTGACATTGtaaaatggtatttttttttttttttttacatatagcaTCTAATGTAACAGAAGTCTCTCACATTCACAGAGAATAGCTTACTTCAGTGTTGCAAAATAAATGGATACAATACTATGCACCAATATTTCAATTTAGGCAAACCGTTACATGCTACAGTGTTGTTATGTGACCTCCCAGCATTTAATCATTAAAGAaagatgcatacatttaaaaaacaaaagtgtttattttacaattttaagccaattttatataaaaatatcctACTTTTTGGCAACACAATCAAATAATGAATCAAGAAAGAGCTTCATCCTGATTCATCCTAATGTTTGACCTCCGCTATTAAACATCTtctagaaaaaaacatataatttttttttttattcaactacAGTTAGAGATTCTTGGCTTTCTGTATAATCCTGCCACTCACTGTTCTTAAAACAATAACTAAACGGTATTAAGCAGTATAACCATTATTAATGTGAATGGCTCACAATTAATTCATGtatgaattgtatatatattttgactATTTATAAGAAAGTACAGAGGATTTTAACGTCATTATGTTAATTTTCTTGCAGACTCCTCAATCTCTGTGTTGACAGAAATTCCTCTCTACAATGATGTTATGTTGCCCTCTTCAAGTGCCCTGCTACCCCTCTCACCCCTCGCTCCTCCCTACTCCTCCCTAAATGATGATGATGTCTCCACAGCCAATCTACAACCTGACGACTTCCCCTTTCCACAATCTTCGGCTCCTGATTCTTCCAGATCCCAGGTGGAGTCTAGTCAAATTTATTTCCTCATACTTTACAGatgtttttatatgatttttctaGTTTACTGTTTCTAAAGAATAGATTTTTAATGtgagtttggattggttgtttgttcatgttcagGTTGATCTCTCTGTGGATTCAGAATTAAGTGACCATCTAAAACCGGATCATGTGGAAAGACTATTTTCCATGGATATAGAGTCCAAGACAACATTTAATACACAGGTAGATGACTTAAAATGAAGTGCAAACTTTCTGCATCTACATAGATGTCAGTATATAAGTCAATGATGAACAAACCAACATAACATACAAATGTACCGCACACATGTGTTCATTTAGTTTCTGTTACTTGTGATGATTTTTGTAGGGTGTGGGTTTGGATCTGGATATGTTGGCTCCATACATTCCCATGGATGATGATTTCCAGCTGCGGACTGTTTCTCCAGCTGAGTCGATGTGTTCCAGCCCAGGTTCAGTGCTTGAACTGACCCCCTCCAGCAGCACACAAACTGCCCCTGCTCTCCCAGCAGCCCCTCTAGACTTCTGTGACACCCTTCCACAGAACATTAGAACCACAAACCAGGGCAACAGCAGGTGAGACTTCATCTACATAGAGACACTCTTTGATGATCTGATTTATTCTGCAAACAAACGCTTAacagatgaacaaataaatacagatattaaaGAACAGTCTGTTTTCTGTTGCCttcttctttctgtctctcttcatGTTTCTGTAAATCTCTAGCGAAATTATTCAAGACAGTGATATTTCTTCTAAATGTCAGACAAACCCAAAGCTACTCAAGAGGAAATTGGAGACCATACCTTTGTCTGAAGCAATAAAGCTGGTATGTCTGAACGTTAGTGTGTATCAATGCATATCTCTCTGGAATATGTGATTCTGAGTGGTCATTCACTTCAGTGAACTGTCATATAACTTATATAACAGATAGTTCCTTGACTGTGATTGGCAGAACCTCaccttataatataatataatataatatgatatgatatgatataatataatctttaaaggggtcatatgatgcttttttaaatgtcattatttggtgtatttggtgtaacagaatatgttgacatgctttaatgtccaaaaatatatatatatattcaaatactgtacattattgtaggtcccgcctctctcaaacacgtcgttttctacaaagtccctcctacCGACAATTGcaatctgctctgattggccaactgacccagtgcattcagatggccgaacac is from Carassius auratus strain Wakin unplaced genomic scaffold, ASM336829v1 scaf_tig00214567, whole genome shotgun sequence and encodes:
- the LOC113092317 gene encoding hypoxia-inducible factor 1-alpha: MDSVAPGKKRVSSERRKEKSRDAARCRRGKESEVFYELARELPLPHSVTSNLDKASVIRLALSYLRLRTLLKTDVLDVESELDSQWNSSYLKALDGFLMVLSGDGDIVYLSESVSKCLGLPQVDYTGHSVFEFTHPCDHEELREMLAQRTGLSKKAKEQHTNRGFLLRMKCTLTSRGRTVNVKSASWKVLRCSGHIHTTDGIKKGVVEENNMSSSYLVLICESIPHPMNIEAPLDSRTFLSRHTLDMRFTYCDERITELLGFAPVELLQHSVYEYYHALDSDRMTKAHHYLFVKGQVCTGQYRLLAKAGGFAWAETQATVIYNSKNSQPQCVVCVNYILSGIEQPKQILSLQQTNSTNIKQEQEEHHEESFGTEVTVADLKEEAKDEKKEECVRDELYDSLKGKPEALTVVDSILTLDIISTDSSISVLTEIPLYNDVMLPSSSALLPLSPLAPPYSSLNDDDVSTANLQPDDFPFPQSSAPDSSRSQVDLSVDSELSDHLKPDHVERLFSMDIESKTTFNTQGVGLDLDMLAPYIPMDDDFQLRTVSPAESMCSSPGSVLELTPSSSTQTAPALPAAPLDFCDTLPQNIRTTNQGNSSEIIQDSDISSKCQTNPKLLKRKLETIPLSEAIKLGSVLQVVNGFPEKKIRKPDASESEGLRHATILLLPSDVARRLLSRSSEGGAITMPLPQLTRYDCEVNAPVTGRQHLLQGEELLCALDLVI